The segment AGGCCAACTGTTGGGATCAAAGTCCCAGACAAGGagggccttcgggggtggagGTAGCGAAGGTCCCTTATAGTGATGTGTACTGGAAGTAGAACATTTTTTGATTACCTTTTACgattacactgtggctctatttatagcccctacccggcgatcatgggcccGGTTTACAtgtattaccccctaacctgctacattcccaaaatatccgggggtaatatggtacaaatgagcatgatcccataattacaactgtGCCCAGGACAACTGGGCCCATTGTCAAGCTGGTCATCCAACCGAAGGATATCGAAGCCCTCTTCGTCCGACCTCCtgacgagctgccttcgccgcctcctggcGAAGACCTGATCTTGTCTTCGCATGGTCTGAAGGACGCGGGACGCGAATCGGGGCTTCGCCCGACAATCGAGATTGGACAGCCTTCGCATGCGCCAATCCAGTGAGAAGAAGATGTTCGGACACTTCGCATGCGCCAATCCGGTGAAAAGAAGATGCAACCTGCACGATAGCTATCACgcagcacctccaactaacCTCGCAGTTGTCTTCGGGTGCGGggatggcgggagatgatccccaacagtttGAAAAAATCACAGCTATAAAAATGAAAACTTTTATTCATATACATCTCCATGCACAAGCACAAGTAACTCAAGTAACAGAGTACATAGTAGATactaattttcaaaaatagcatGTTAAAATATGAGTCAATGACAGGCAAGTGTACATGCACGGtaaaattttcttacaaatatCACAGCTCTGCTCAAATATGAACTCTTGCCTTTATGATGTACGCTCAGGATGTAGCAGAGCTTTCCAATATAGTTTGAAGTAGCCTTGGCACTGGGGGCCTGCCAACCTCTACTAGACCCTCAAGTACCTGAACCACATCACCCATCGTTGGCCGATCAAATTCATTATCCTGAATGCACCAACATGCAACCTTGCAAGCTCTTTCGACCTCCTCCATGTTGATCTCACCAAGTAATCGGTGATCGACCAAGCTACCCAAATCTCCCTCATGAAGCTTACGTGCAGCTTGTACAGGAAAATAAACAGCATGATCACCATTACCTGTACATTCTTCGATTGCATTCCTCCTTCCTGATACGATTTCTAACAGTACCATTCCATAGCTATAAATATCGACCTTTTGTGTGATTGCTACTCCACTAATCCACTCTGGTGCGAGATACCCTATAGTTCCTCTCATCGTAGTCAGAACTCGACTAAAGTCCCTCCCCACAAGTTTTGCCATCCCAAAGTCTGCAATCTTAGGAACAaatgatacatcaagaagtatGTTTTCCGGCTTAACATCACAATGTATGATGCATTCATGACAACTCTCATGCAGGTAGGACAACCCTTTCGCAATCCCTATGGCTATGTGGTACCTTGTACCCCAATTTAGTATTGTACCATTTCTTCGAAACAAATGGACATCAAGAGAACGGTTCTTCATATGCTCATAAACAAGCATCCTTCTATCATCTTCACAACAGAAACCAATTAGTTTTACTAAATTGACATGCTGAATCATTCCAATCGTACTGACCTCAGCTCTGAACTGCTTTTCTCCTTGACGTGTACCATCAAGAGTTTTAACTGCTATTGTAGTTGAGTCACCTAGAATCCCCTTGAATACAGaaccaaaaccaccttcaccGAGCTTCTCCGAGAAATTTTTAGTTGCGTGCTGCAACTCAACATATCTAAAAGCTAAAACTCCACCACCATATTTGACACTGTTTAGATGACCACACAACTTCCTCTTGTTCCTCCAAATAATTGATAGCAGGACAAGAACCAACAAAACCAGAGCAAAAACACTTGCACCAACCACAACACCAATGATCATTCGCCTTCGGCCACTGTTTCCCCAACTTTGCACCTCTTCAGCAGCAAGACGAAGGTAAAGAACCTCTCCGTTAGTATCTGTGGTGCCATTATACTGTTTTACATTAAGAAGTTCACCTTGCCATATTGAACAGACACCTTTGCTGTACGAATATGCAGTGCAAGAGCAATTACTTAGACAAACCTGCATACATTCCTGTGCACTTGCAACAGCTTCCATGGCATGAGCATCATAGGGCAATCTGACACTAGATATGGGGAAAAACTGATCAGTCAACTCTTTTGCGCTTACGTTCCTGCTGCAATCTAGTGGAGCAGTTCTCAAGCATCCACCCCTCCTTTCATCCAGGTCCCAGTCCTCCGGTGACTTCACGGCAAACCCCTTCATGCAGTTGCACAGTCGAAGCGCGTTGTCATTGCAGACTGAAAAAGGACCGCATACAGAGAAAACATCACATGGTGCTTTGGGTTGGAAATATATCGTTTCCCAATCTTGCAAGGCTTCAACCCAAAGAAGCTGCTTGGTAACACCAGTGACGTCAAGCAAGCAGATTGTGGTCACTGACTCATCCACCGGGGCGTAAGTGAAGTACTCCTCTTCATTGTTTTCGATGAAATTGCAAGTAAGAAAAGCACTTCCTGACATCTCCGGCACCGAGGGAAAGTACTTGCCGTTCCAAACCCCAGTGGAAAAATACACTATAGATGTGTTGCAAAGCTTAACAAAGAATTGCTGTGCACCGCTGGGGTCTATCTCCATGCAGTATATGCCCGGGGCTGGGTCGATCAAGTTCTTATTTGAAACAAAGCTATATGTCCTACCAGTGACCTTGTTCCGGCCAATCTTCCCGCCAGGGAGGAAAACATCGGTTGGGTGCTCGAAGCTCTGCCACCAAACTCTGGATGGGTTTGAGGCATCTTGTATGACAAGGTTTCCATTGTCCGAGAGCACAGCAGTGGTGTTGCCACTGGTTTTGGTTCTGTTAATAATTTGGCTCGACCAGATTACGGACTTCGTTACATGGTTTAAGATGACTAGATTGCCATCTCCTGACACTGTGAGTCTTGACAGGTTCAAGGCTGGCTCAGTGATTGGCTTCTCTCTATTGGCAACCCACACAGGAGTGAACTTGGGGATCTTGTTGAACCATATGCCTAGGTACCAGTTGGGAAAGGTGGTGTTGACGGAGGACTTACTCGCGCCTTTTTGGAAGAAGCCCATTGCGAACTTGCCATTGCTGGAGACGAGCTTCTCACCGCCGACGAGGGCTTTGCCTGCCGTCAGAGTACTGCCATTTACAGCAGCGAAAGCAGGGGAGCTGTAACCCAGGCAGAAGAGAAGCCAACACAGTAAGTAAGGAGGAGGAAGCATGGCGACTTGTAGTGGGATGGATCAGAGTGCAAGAGAAGCGTACACAAGGAatcaaggatttttttttagatgaagaaaGTATAACAAGGAATCAAAGATGGATTGATGGATTCGTGCATCTGTGTAGTGAACTAACATTTGGCAACGACAGTCAGGGATTATATCATGGGTGTGCCGTGTGAGTGAAGCAGAACGCATGATGCACGGCAGGCGGTAACGGCAGCGGCAGCAAGCGAGAACCTAACACCTGTACTGAAAGGTTGCAGCAGTGCGGAACCTTTTGCATCCATTGACTATTTCGACTGACGGGAAAAACACGACCAGTGCGTTCCAGTTCTGCTGCCGGTCAAGATGGGCGTGGGTAGCTTTCATTTGTACCCTAGAAGGCAATCTGACTGCTGCGTGGAAAACTTTTGTCCAAGGTATTGAGGATTTGAAGTTGTCGTGGCTAATTTGCTGGTGGTTTTCTGACCGCACCCTTTAAGAGATGAGGATCCTGTCATGGATATCGTAATCACAACCCTGAATCGAAATGGAGACGGTAAAGACGACATCTTATTCCATGATGGGATCTTAAGATCCAAGATCCTTCGTGACTCCCctaaaaagttatagttttggATTTATCATGTATTCCTAGAGTCATCTTTTATGTTTCTTTGTTCATTTGGCACCCAATTTGATTCGTAAATGTCTATCTTATTCATGGTCAGATTTGCCATTTTGTTGGCCTGTCATTTTGACGATTCTATTGTTGGTGATGTGTCCAAGAAACAATCATTAGCAATTCGGATTGGATCCGTATGTGGGCTAAACCAATATTAATTCATGAGAGATTAGAGTTCTAATAGACCTCCAACGTGGTAGCCCATTAACGAGGTCTATATAAGGCGTTCCACCTTgcacgtgtggataccgtagaagcgttgttgctgttgctgcgGTGCTGATCGGCTTAGCGAGGAGGAGACGAGGCTGCTACGATCGACTACTTACTCTACACCGATGCGCGTGACGTTTTACTGGGATGCTCCAACTCTTGTTTCACTGCGCTGCGCATCTAGCGGTAACGATCCATGATCCTCTACTCGTATGGTTTcttggttgaatgcggtagaaattatGGTTTATGCTAGCATAGCCTACCTGTTCCActacagtggtatcagagcttacatgcgtagtttttgatctgtATGGATCgcatatagatgatatgttgTAGTAATAGATTGTATCTAATGTGGTTCTTATGACCcattcatatgatggattggtTTGCGCACGGGTTGATTAGATCAATCGGTCATAAGGGGTCAGAAGAGGTATGAGTTGATAGCGTCACATGACCACAAGATTAGCTCATGCTCCTActggctggaatcaccatcaggGCTAACAGCATGCGCCGCCTATAGATTGAGCCAGCAGATCGAGGTCATGTGTTGCGGTCTCCTCAAgtaaacctcacgcgatgatcaatatgattgatctagtgaAAATTGAGGCATTTTAAATGGTTTGGAATTATCTTGGTtgatcaatccgatgagatttttatagcaatttcatagatgcgatccaTGTATTTTCATAAGGTTTTCATatcgatttcatagatgcgatctatgtatttccagatactaccggctggaatcatcATCGGGACCGTCGTTGTGTAGCGTACACGCATGGATTGTTATAATCAATGTATTCATATCACACGGTAGTATCCGACTCtacgcttaacttgtttttgcaaagaatgatgtgaatagtatggcCTATATTGTGTATGTGATGtatgtgtgtaattttcatggtttgtgtgtcatggttaattgcagccatagactatcatgttattgtataacggtcTGCGTGTTGACCTGTGATGCTTGATATCCTCATGTAAATTTATTACTAGCTATTAGTTGTAGAAGCTTAGTACTTATCCATATAGGCTTCAAGCATGATGGCTACAAGGACAGGAAGTAGCTTAATACTTATCCATAGAGGCTTCAAGCATGATGGCTACAAGGACAGGAAGCTTGTCCATACGCAGATAATGAAAAACCATAAGACTGAATTATTTGGGATGCCTGTGCCCACAAGAAATCTTGAAGCAAACCATTAATCATAATGGAACTCTTTGCAAAGTTTCCCCCTGTGATATGAGTTACTACCCCTTGATCACTTACAGTACCCCAAACATTCGACTACATTTTCCAACTGAAATGGAAAATAACCATGGAATTTGCATTGTACATCCAGAATAGACCAAGAAAACATGATCCTACGTGGATACTTGACACGTTCCACCTCGCCCAAGCTCGTCGCAAGGGAAATGAAAACCAAGATTTGCTTTATCAGGTATCAAACGGGACCTGCGAGCAAATAAAACACCTTTTAAAAGTATCAATACAGTCATATGGATGGAAATGCGTGAATGTGATGGACTAAGAGATTTGCAGTTGCTGAATTACTTGGGATGCCTGTGCCCACAAGAAATCTCGGAGCCAACCATTAATCGTAATGGAACTCTGTGCAAAGTTTCCCCTGTGATATGAGTTACTACCCCTTGATCACTTACAGTACCCAAACATCATATTGCATTTTCCAACTGAAATAGAAAATGACTACCCAAATTGCATTGCACATCCAGAATAAACCCAGGAAAACATGATCCTAGGTGGATACTTAACATGTTCCCCCTTGCCCAGGCCCGTCGCAAGGGAAGCGAGAACCAAGGTTTGCTTTATCAGGTGAAAGGGTCATACTATATAACAGTTAATGTGATTATCTGTGGTGCTTATTTATATTCCTGTCATattattctttcatgttttatatgtggtggatatgattatcatgatagaattcactactacaaaaattatttttagagacaGGTGGTAACCCGTTTTTACAGGTGTTTAACACACCTGCTTGTGATTGAGGTCTGTGGAAATGGATGATTTCCACAGACGCAAAAAAGACCGCATGTTGAAACCTATTACCACAGACGATTCACTtaaggcggttccttaagtgggCCGTCTGTGGAAACcgattttcacaagcggttccttaagcggaccgtctGCGATAATCGGTCCCCGAATCGACATTTTTATACCCAAAAAAAGTAAATTTTTTTTGGACCGACCAGGCACCCCCGCGGCCACGACGTcccaagtcacaagtcacgggTTTTTTTGCGTGAAATATGCACGCGTGCGGTTCTTAACACTCGAACTagaaacctctcagctcgcgcgaaCCCTCCTCATCATCCCACCACATAACTACTACTGATCACAATAGCATATGtattccttttgatatcttatatccgaaacttcaaatgattatttggccatc is part of the Phragmites australis chromosome 12, lpPhrAust1.1, whole genome shotgun sequence genome and harbors:
- the LOC133886222 gene encoding G-type lectin S-receptor-like serine/threonine-protein kinase At2g19130, translating into MLPPPYLLCWLLFCLGYSSPAFAAVNGSTLTAGKALVGGEKLVSSNGKFAMGFFQKGASKSSVNTTFPNWYLGIWFNKIPKFTPVWVANREKPITEPALNLSRLTVSGDGNLVILNHVTKSVIWSSQIINRTKTSGNTTAVLSDNGNLVIQDASNPSRVWWQSFEHPTDVFLPGGKIGRNKVTGRTYSFVSNKNLIDPAPGIYCMEIDPSGAQQFFVKLCNTSIVYFSTGVWNGKYFPSVPEMSGSAFLTCNFIENNEEEYFTYAPVDESVTTICLLDVTGVTKQLLWVEALQDWETIYFQPKAPCDVFSVCGPFSVCNDNALRLCNCMKGFAVKSPEDWDLDERRGGCLRTAPLDCSRNVSAKELTDQFFPISSVRLPYDAHAMEAVASAQECMQVCLSNCSCTAYSYSKGVCSIWQGELLNVKQYNGTTDTNGEVLYLRLAAEEVQSWGNSGRRRMIIGVVVGASVFALVLLVLVLLSIIWRNKRKLCGHLNSVKYGGGVLAFRYVELQHATKNFSEKLGEGGFGSVFKGILGDSTTIAVKTLDGTRQGEKQFRAEVSTIGMIQHVNLVKLIGFCCEDDRRMLVYEHMKNRSLDVHLFRRNGTILNWGTRYHIAIGIAKGLSYLHESCHECIIHCDVKPENILLDVSFVPKIADFGMAKLVGRDFSRVLTTMRGTIGYLAPEWISGVAITQKVDIYSYGMVLLEIVSGRRNAIEECTGNGDHAVYFPVQAARKLHEGDLGSLVDHRLLGEINMEEVERACKVACWCIQDNEFDRPTMGDVVQVLEGLVEVGRPPVPRLLQTILESSATS